One genomic region from Clostridium saccharobutylicum DSM 13864 encodes:
- the gatC gene encoding Asp-tRNA(Asn)/Glu-tRNA(Gln) amidotransferase subunit GatC: MSVTKKDVEYVAELARLSFEEDEKEGLAEDLNQILAYVEKLGELDTEKEDIIVNPYYIENKFREDVVTPSMKLEDVMKNAPKTLEEYVLVPTIIRE; encoded by the coding sequence ATGTCTGTTACTAAAAAAGATGTTGAATATGTTGCTGAGCTTGCAAGATTAAGTTTCGAAGAAGACGAAAAAGAAGGTTTAGCAGAAGATTTAAATCAAATCTTAGCTTATGTTGAAAAGCTAGGAGAATTAGATACTGAAAAAGAAGATATAATAGTAAATCCTTATTATATCGAAAATAAATTTAGAGAAGATGTAGTTACACCTTCAATGAAACTTGAAGATGTAATGAAAAATGCACCTAAAACATTAGAAGAATATGTTTTAGTTCCAACTATTATAAGAGAATAG